Proteins encoded together in one bacterium window:
- a CDS encoding FliA/WhiG family RNA polymerase sigma factor has product MELVDFSDPDVRERQIIEMVPYVKYIVQRIAFRLPPHIETDDLVNAGILGLIDAMNKFNPDREVRFKTYAESRIRGSILDELRSQDWIPISVRRESRQIENAILRVSQDRNRMATNEEVADAMNLSLAQFEHLLSKVSSVTLLSLDSFLASEDDKWSQDRLFLDASSQVPTPDTKYLTEEAKSFLAKEIDKLSRKERLVLALYYYEDLTMKEIATILDITEGRVSQLHAGAILKLRSRLRSFFGK; this is encoded by the coding sequence GTGGAGCTAGTTGATTTTTCCGATCCTGATGTTCGGGAGCGGCAGATAATTGAGATGGTCCCCTACGTCAAGTATATCGTGCAGCGCATAGCGTTCAGACTGCCGCCGCACATTGAGACTGACGACCTTGTCAATGCGGGCATACTCGGCCTTATAGATGCGATGAACAAGTTCAACCCAGACCGCGAGGTGCGCTTCAAGACCTATGCTGAGAGCCGTATCCGCGGCTCCATTCTCGACGAGCTCCGTTCACAGGATTGGATACCGATCTCGGTGCGGCGAGAATCGCGCCAGATCGAGAACGCGATACTTCGGGTCTCGCAGGACAGAAACAGGATGGCCACCAACGAGGAGGTCGCCGACGCAATGAACCTCTCGCTCGCGCAGTTCGAGCACCTACTGTCGAAGGTCTCAAGCGTTACGCTGCTAAGCCTCGACTCGTTTCTGGCCAGCGAGGATGACAAGTGGAGTCAGGACAGGCTGTTTCTGGACGCCTCGTCACAAGTTCCCACACCCGACACCAAATACCTGACCGAGGAAGCAAAATCCTTCTTGGCGAAGGAGATAGATAAACTGTCGCGAAAAGAGAGGCTGGTCCTCGCCCTTTACTATTACGAGGACCTGACGATGAAGGAGATCGCGACAATACTTGACATAACAGAAGGTAGGGTCTCCCAGCTCCACGCCGGGGCTATCCTGAAGCTCCGCTCCAGGTTGAGATCGTTCTTTGGGAAATAA
- the folK gene encoding 2-amino-4-hydroxy-6-hydroxymethyldihydropteridine diphosphokinase, with amino-acid sequence MKRAQRGSPPPKAEVLAFVGLGSNLGDRQSNIRTALDLVDSVSGLSVLGVSSFYECEPVGRSDQPDFINAVAEVRTSLSPRSLLKALQGIEKRMGRAPSRQRWGPRLIDLDILLYGNELVLAPDLVIPHALMHVRRFVLAPLCELEPDVVHPVLGLRCRELLRRLSSGMNRESFSGQSVRVAVQ; translated from the coding sequence GTGAAGAGGGCTCAACGGGGGTCGCCGCCCCCCAAGGCCGAAGTTCTGGCATTCGTAGGGCTTGGCTCGAACCTGGGCGACCGCCAGAGTAACATACGAACGGCCCTTGATTTGGTTGATTCTGTCTCCGGTCTTAGCGTTCTAGGCGTATCGTCGTTTTACGAGTGCGAGCCGGTCGGTCGGTCGGACCAGCCGGACTTCATCAACGCTGTGGCCGAGGTCAGGACATCGCTCTCGCCTCGTTCGCTGCTCAAGGCTCTTCAGGGGATAGAGAAGAGGATGGGCAGAGCTCCTTCGCGTCAGCGGTGGGGGCCGAGGCTCATCGACCTCGACATTCTCCTTTATGGTAACGAGCTCGTGCTTGCGCCTGACCTCGTAATCCCTCACGCTTTGATGCACGTGAGGCGTTTCGTGCTTGCGCCTCTTTGCGAGTTGGAACCTGACGTTGTGCACCCGGTTCTTGGGCTAAGGTGCCGGGAGCTTCTGCGGCGTCTGAGTAGTGGCATGAATCGCGAGAGCTTCTCTGGCCAGTCTGTTCGGGTAGCTGTTCAATGA
- a CDS encoding deoxynucleoside kinase, with the protein MKDTRYFAVEGPIGVGTTSLARILASHYKGKAVLEQPGKNPFLSDFYRDKERYAFQTQLFFLFNRYQQLLHLSQQEIFGTVTFTDYIFGKDRIFANLNLDENELALYNRIYGFLDARLVKPSLVVFIQATTDVLMNRIRTRGLEYERPITEEYVDQVNRAYNCFFFHYVETPLLVVNTSDIDFVNQPEDLMDLVGEIDRMGEGTRYYRPLGSTSR; encoded by the coding sequence ATGAAGGATACGAGATATTTCGCAGTTGAGGGCCCGATAGGGGTAGGGACGACAAGCCTTGCTAGGATTCTGGCCAGCCACTATAAGGGCAAGGCGGTGCTGGAGCAGCCGGGCAAGAACCCGTTCCTGTCGGACTTTTACAGGGACAAGGAGCGTTATGCGTTCCAGACTCAGCTGTTTTTTCTCTTCAACAGGTATCAGCAGCTGTTGCATCTAAGCCAGCAGGAGATATTTGGGACGGTAACATTCACCGACTACATCTTTGGCAAGGACAGGATATTTGCGAACTTGAACCTCGATGAGAACGAGCTAGCATTGTACAACAGAATCTATGGGTTTTTAGATGCCCGCTTGGTGAAGCCGAGCCTGGTGGTCTTCATTCAAGCCACGACAGACGTCCTGATGAACAGGATTCGGACGCGGGGACTCGAGTATGAGAGACCGATCACGGAGGAATACGTGGACCAAGTCAATCGGGCATATAACTGTTTTTTCTTCCATTACGTCGAGACGCCGCTTCTCGTCGTCAACACGTCCGACATCGACTTCGTCAATCAGCCAGAGGACTTGATGGACCTGGTCGGCGAGATCGACCGAATGGGGGAGGGTACGAGATACTATAGACCGCTTGGATCCACGAGCAGATAG
- the panB gene encoding 3-methyl-2-oxobutanoate hydroxymethyltransferase — MAENSVTIPALLSMKRAGQKIAMVTAYDYPTARVADAAGADVVLVGDSVGNVVLGYDGTMPVTLDEMLHHTKAVARGLSRALLVSDMPFMSFNVSAEETIRNAGVLIKQGGASAVKIEGAGPRCDTVRALCEAGISVMGHIGLTPQSIHQLGEFKVQGSAADDASRLVDEAKSLARAGVFCIVIEVVPREVAAVITGEVSVPVIGIGAGPDCDGQVLVFHDLCGLNGPGEKRPKHVREYVDGFGVLNEAVTSYVREVRSGVFPTDGHSFHLKADERRAFFARQQDAEKV, encoded by the coding sequence TTGGCTGAGAATAGCGTAACTATCCCGGCGCTGCTATCCATGAAGCGGGCGGGTCAAAAGATCGCGATGGTTACTGCCTACGACTATCCAACGGCGCGCGTCGCGGATGCAGCAGGTGCGGACGTGGTGCTGGTGGGTGATTCTGTTGGCAACGTGGTGCTCGGCTACGATGGCACAATGCCTGTTACACTGGATGAGATGTTGCATCATACGAAGGCGGTTGCGAGAGGCCTGAGCCGGGCACTGCTGGTCTCGGACATGCCATTCATGAGCTTCAACGTCTCCGCGGAGGAGACGATCAGAAACGCCGGGGTCCTTATCAAGCAGGGCGGCGCCTCAGCCGTCAAGATAGAGGGCGCGGGGCCCAGGTGCGACACGGTTCGGGCGCTGTGCGAGGCCGGCATATCGGTCATGGGACATATCGGTCTGACGCCGCAATCGATTCATCAGCTTGGTGAGTTCAAAGTCCAGGGGTCGGCCGCGGACGATGCGAGCAGGTTGGTGGACGAGGCCAAGTCGCTTGCTCGTGCCGGCGTGTTCTGCATTGTAATCGAGGTTGTGCCGAGGGAGGTGGCCGCCGTCATAACAGGCGAAGTGAGCGTGCCTGTGATCGGGATAGGCGCCGGGCCTGATTGTGATGGCCAGGTTCTCGTATTTCATGATCTATGCGGTCTCAATGGGCCTGGCGAGAAGAGGCCAAAGCACGTTAGGGAATACGTGGACGGATTTGGCGTGCTGAATGAGGCGGTCACAAGTTACGTGCGGGAGGTCCGCTCGGGGGTATTTCCCACGGATGGGCACTCATTTCACCTGAAAGCTGATGAGCGTCGGGCTTTTTTTGCCCGTCAACAGGATGCTGAGAAGGTGTGA
- the panC gene encoding pantoate--beta-alanine ligase: protein MKFAGSKREAGNLIARARADGKTVGFVPTMGALHKGHTSLIEASSSEFSYTVVSIFVNPTQFGPDEDLGRYPRDLKRDLRIAEGAGASLVFAPSVEDMYPSGFTTFVEVKALGDVLCGASRPGHFRGVTTVVAKLLNIVRPDALYLGRKDAQQAIILSRLVRDLDLDVKVRVMRTVREPDGVALSSRNEYISSGQRACASRLFESLSKAGRLFEAGERDVRRIVAAARVILDGEPQIDVEYLEARDAESLAELSRVESRTLLALAARIGGTRLIDNIILDPGAGSFEA from the coding sequence ATGAAGTTTGCAGGAAGCAAGCGCGAAGCTGGGAACCTCATAGCCCGGGCAAGAGCTGATGGCAAGACGGTCGGCTTTGTGCCGACGATGGGTGCGCTGCACAAGGGGCACACGAGCCTGATCGAGGCATCGTCGTCAGAGTTTAGCTACACAGTCGTCAGCATTTTCGTCAATCCGACACAGTTCGGGCCTGACGAGGACCTTGGCCGCTATCCGAGAGACCTGAAGCGCGACCTCCGCATCGCAGAGGGCGCTGGGGCCAGCCTCGTCTTCGCACCATCGGTCGAGGACATGTATCCTTCTGGGTTCACAACTTTCGTGGAGGTCAAGGCCCTCGGCGATGTGCTGTGTGGCGCCTCTAGGCCTGGCCACTTCAGAGGCGTTACGACTGTGGTTGCGAAGCTTTTGAATATCGTCAGGCCGGATGCTCTCTATCTCGGTCGCAAGGACGCTCAGCAGGCGATCATTCTGAGCCGTCTGGTTCGCGACCTTGATCTTGATGTTAAAGTAAGGGTGATGCGGACGGTGCGCGAGCCGGATGGGGTTGCGCTATCATCGCGCAACGAATACATCTCCTCGGGGCAGCGCGCTTGCGCCTCGAGGTTGTTCGAGTCGCTTAGTAAGGCTGGGCGTCTGTTCGAGGCTGGAGAGCGGGATGTGCGGCGGATTGTTGCTGCGGCGCGCGTTATTCTCGATGGTGAACCTCAGATAGATGTGGAGTATTTGGAGGCTAGGGATGCTGAGAGTCTGGCGGAGCTGTCGCGGGTGGAGAGTAGGACGCTGCTGGCCTTGGCGGCGCGTATTGGGGGCACTAGGCTGATCGATAACATCATTCTGGACCCCGGCGCAGGTTCATTTGAGGCTTGA
- the panD gene encoding aspartate 1-decarboxylase, whose product MLRIVLGGKIHRASVTSCELEYEGSLEVDQDLLDKVDIVPGEKVDVYNVMNGVRFSTYMIAGKRGSKVVCVKGAAARLCEPGDKIIIVTYRMIDESEVRTFKPRILRMDDDNTPTGQ is encoded by the coding sequence ATGCTAAGGATTGTTCTCGGCGGTAAGATTCATAGGGCCAGCGTAACAAGCTGCGAGCTTGAATACGAGGGCAGCTTAGAGGTGGACCAGGACCTTCTGGACAAGGTTGACATAGTTCCTGGAGAGAAGGTTGATGTGTACAACGTCATGAATGGGGTGCGGTTTTCGACGTATATGATCGCTGGCAAGCGAGGAAGTAAGGTAGTTTGCGTCAAAGGTGCGGCGGCCCGGTTGTGTGAGCCGGGCGATAAGATTATTATAGTTACTTATAGAATGATTGACGAATCGGAGGTTCGCACCTTCAAACCGCGCATATTGAGAATGGACGATGACAACACGCCGACCGGCCAGTGA
- a CDS encoding CdaR family protein, translating to MVLVAAMDSAPQGKDSNESSRSSLAWWSRIRLGQLHLFADWPLKLFAGLIAIFLWIMAASGYKENIRMPVALKFEGLRPNLLILEQSVEKIDVTIRGTSRVISLLTADQISASYSLADVSSPKELTVRIFPEQIKVPAGTLVTSVMPSSIRLKVGRKATVRVPIDLDIKGTPAPDFTIVSKTSEPKSVLLEGPESVLSHVDSLRTEAINVSGVTEPFAGRAYLIPIHPLVNFVDTKSVLVRIDVQERTTIRKFLSVPIQQVPPERPVSIVPPRINVDLRGPVSALANVQEEQLVGIVDVMDLGKGRYLRTPRFDFPEGISVKSRDPDKVTIIIRDDCVGGE from the coding sequence ATGGTTTTGGTAGCTGCAATGGATAGCGCCCCGCAAGGTAAGGATAGCAATGAGAGCTCTCGCTCTTCGCTGGCCTGGTGGAGTAGAATCAGGCTAGGGCAATTGCACCTGTTTGCTGATTGGCCACTCAAGTTGTTCGCCGGACTAATAGCGATATTCCTCTGGATTATGGCGGCGTCAGGCTACAAGGAGAACATAAGGATGCCGGTTGCCTTGAAGTTCGAGGGACTGAGGCCTAATCTCCTGATTCTTGAGCAGTCGGTGGAAAAGATCGACGTAACAATCCGCGGAACGTCTCGCGTGATCAGTTTGCTGACGGCTGACCAGATAAGTGCATCGTATAGTTTGGCGGATGTTTCCTCGCCCAAGGAGCTCACGGTTCGGATATTTCCGGAACAGATTAAGGTTCCTGCGGGGACGTTGGTGACCTCGGTGATGCCGTCATCCATTCGGCTCAAGGTCGGCAGGAAAGCGACGGTGAGGGTTCCCATCGATCTCGACATCAAGGGGACGCCAGCGCCCGATTTCACGATCGTGAGCAAGACTTCGGAGCCCAAGTCCGTCCTCCTGGAGGGGCCAGAATCCGTGCTATCCCACGTGGACTCCCTCAGGACCGAGGCGATAAATGTGAGTGGCGTGACCGAGCCATTTGCTGGACGGGCCTACCTGATCCCCATACATCCGCTCGTGAACTTCGTCGATACCAAAAGCGTTTTGGTTAGAATCGATGTTCAGGAGAGGACCACAATCAGGAAATTCCTCTCGGTCCCGATCCAGCAGGTCCCGCCGGAACGGCCGGTCTCGATAGTCCCGCCGCGGATCAACGTTGACCTGAGAGGCCCTGTGTCGGCACTTGCGAACGTGCAGGAGGAGCAGCTAGTTGGCATAGTTGATGTAATGGACCTGGGAAAAGGGCGCTATCTGCGGACTCCACGGTTCGATTTCCCGGAGGGAATATCAGTCAAGAGCAGGGACCCAGACAAGGTAACTATCATCATTAGAGACGACTGTGTAGGAGGAGAGTGA
- a CDS encoding pyridoxine 5'-phosphate synthase, whose translation MAELCVNIDHVATMRQARRTFEPDPVFAATIVHLAGAHGITIHLREDRRHINDRDLHLIREVCQIKLNLEMAATEEMTKTACEVIPDQITLVPEGRQEITTEGGLDVDTDQGSVRRAVEAAKDAGIETSLFIDPVKKQIDASKKIGADAVEIHTGSYANARGLPQQAHELEIVAEACAYADNIGLDVYAGHGLTYYNVVPVAGIGDIQELNIGHSIIARAVLVGLDRAIREMLALIKGARSTPS comes from the coding sequence ATGGCGGAGCTTTGCGTCAACATCGACCATGTTGCGACCATGAGACAGGCGAGGCGCACGTTTGAGCCAGACCCCGTTTTCGCAGCTACCATTGTTCATTTGGCGGGGGCGCACGGGATCACGATCCACTTACGTGAGGATAGGCGGCACATCAACGATCGCGACCTGCATCTGATTCGAGAGGTCTGTCAGATAAAGCTCAATCTAGAGATGGCCGCGACTGAGGAGATGACTAAGACCGCTTGCGAGGTCATTCCCGACCAGATAACGTTGGTGCCGGAGGGTCGCCAGGAGATCACGACGGAGGGTGGTCTCGACGTGGACACTGATCAAGGCTCGGTCAGAAGGGCGGTAGAGGCTGCCAAGGACGCTGGAATCGAGACGAGTCTGTTCATAGACCCTGTCAAGAAACAGATCGATGCATCCAAAAAGATCGGCGCTGACGCGGTTGAGATACACACAGGAAGTTACGCTAACGCTCGTGGCTTGCCACAGCAAGCCCATGAACTGGAGATAGTCGCCGAGGCGTGCGCGTACGCTGACAATATCGGCCTGGATGTATATGCCGGCCACGGCCTAACTTACTACAACGTTGTGCCCGTCGCCGGGATCGGCGATATTCAGGAGCTAAACATAGGGCACAGCATCATAGCTCGAGCGGTGCTCGTGGGCCTTGACAGAGCCATCAGAGAGATGCTGGCGCTCATAAAAGGAGCTCGCTCCACACCCAGTTGA
- a CDS encoding co-chaperone GroES: MKFEPSQDRVLVKRTEETEVKKGGIIIPDTAKEKPVQGKIVAVGPGRMSDFQGKVIPVKYKVGERVLFGKYSGTDVKIDDEEYVMMKEDDVLGTFK; the protein is encoded by the coding sequence ATGAAGTTTGAGCCCTCTCAGGACAGAGTGCTAGTCAAGAGAACGGAGGAAACCGAGGTCAAGAAGGGCGGGATCATCATTCCCGATACCGCGAAGGAGAAGCCTGTCCAGGGCAAGATTGTCGCGGTCGGCCCCGGGCGCATGAGCGATTTTCAGGGCAAAGTGATTCCGGTGAAGTACAAGGTTGGCGAGAGAGTCTTATTCGGCAAGTACTCCGGGACCGACGTGAAGATAGATGATGAGGAGTATGTGATGATGAAGGAAGACGATGTTCTTGGTACCTTCAAATAG
- the groL gene encoding chaperonin GroEL (60 kDa chaperone family; promotes refolding of misfolded polypeptides especially under stressful conditions; forms two stacked rings of heptamers to form a barrel-shaped 14mer; ends can be capped by GroES; misfolded proteins enter the barrel where they are refolded when GroES binds), producing the protein MAKQLKFAEEARNAMQRGVAQLAKAVKITLGPRGRNVVLDKKFGSPTVTKDGVTVAKEIELEDPFENMGAQMVHEVASKTSDVAGDGTTTATVLAEVLFREGIRNVVAGANPMGLKRGIDSAVEAVVGELKKMSIPTETREQITQVATISANNDRKIGELIADAMEKVGKDGVITVEEAKAMETTLDLVEGMQFDRGYLSPYFVTDAERMECVLEDPYILIHEKKINNMKDLLPILEQIARMGKPLLVVAEDIEGEALATLVVNKLRGTLSVAAVKAPGFGERRKAMLGDIAVLTGGKAITEDLGLKLEKITLADLGTAKKIVIDKDNTTIVKGAGKSEDIQGRVKQIKNQIETSTSDYDKEKLQERLAKLVGGVAVLKIGAATESEMKERKARVEDALNATRAAVEEGIVPGGGVAYLRTIPVLDKLKVDGDEKIGVEIVKKVLVEPLKHIAENSGQEGSIVVEHVKKEKGNVGFDAEKLEYVDMMKAGIIDPTKVSRVALQNAASVAGLMITTEAMVTDILEKESSMPQMPPGGGMY; encoded by the coding sequence ATGGCGAAGCAGCTTAAGTTTGCTGAGGAAGCGAGAAACGCTATGCAAAGGGGCGTTGCTCAGCTGGCCAAGGCCGTTAAGATAACGTTGGGACCGAGGGGACGGAACGTTGTTTTGGACAAGAAGTTTGGGTCACCGACTGTAACAAAAGATGGCGTTACAGTCGCTAAAGAGATCGAGCTAGAGGACCCGTTTGAGAACATGGGCGCCCAGATGGTTCACGAGGTTGCGAGCAAGACTTCGGACGTTGCTGGGGACGGGACAACTACGGCGACTGTTCTGGCGGAGGTTCTGTTTCGTGAGGGTATCAGGAACGTCGTCGCTGGCGCGAACCCGATGGGTTTGAAACGTGGCATCGACAGCGCCGTTGAGGCGGTCGTGGGCGAATTGAAGAAGATGAGCATTCCGACCGAGACGAGGGAGCAGATCACGCAGGTTGCCACGATCTCTGCGAATAACGACAGAAAGATAGGCGAACTGATAGCGGATGCGATGGAGAAGGTTGGCAAGGACGGCGTCATCACGGTTGAGGAGGCAAAGGCGATGGAGACCACGCTTGACCTCGTCGAGGGGATGCAGTTCGACCGTGGCTATCTTTCGCCCTATTTTGTGACGGATGCGGAGCGGATGGAGTGCGTTTTAGAGGACCCCTACATTCTGATCCATGAGAAGAAAATCAACAACATGAAGGACCTTCTCCCCATTCTCGAGCAGATCGCGAGGATGGGCAAACCTCTTCTGGTGGTCGCTGAGGACATCGAGGGCGAGGCGCTTGCGACACTGGTTGTCAACAAGCTGCGCGGGACGCTATCGGTGGCGGCGGTCAAGGCGCCTGGGTTTGGCGAGCGTAGGAAGGCCATGCTTGGGGACATTGCCGTTTTGACAGGTGGCAAGGCGATCACCGAGGACCTCGGCTTGAAGCTGGAGAAGATCACGCTTGCTGACCTTGGGACTGCCAAGAAGATCGTTATTGACAAGGACAACACTACGATCGTGAAAGGTGCGGGCAAATCTGAGGACATTCAGGGTCGAGTTAAGCAGATTAAGAATCAGATCGAGACATCGACCTCGGATTACGACAAAGAGAAGTTGCAGGAGCGCCTCGCCAAGTTGGTTGGCGGCGTTGCTGTTCTCAAGATCGGTGCGGCTACCGAGAGCGAGATGAAGGAGCGCAAGGCCCGTGTTGAGGATGCGTTGAACGCAACACGAGCGGCGGTTGAGGAGGGCATCGTCCCTGGCGGCGGAGTCGCCTATCTTCGCACGATTCCAGTGCTTGATAAGCTGAAGGTAGATGGCGACGAGAAGATCGGGGTTGAGATAGTCAAGAAAGTGCTCGTAGAACCGCTTAAGCACATCGCCGAGAACTCGGGGCAAGAAGGCTCAATCGTTGTGGAGCATGTCAAGAAAGAGAAGGGCAACGTCGGTTTTGACGCCGAGAAGCTTGAATACGTTGACATGATGAAGGCGGGCATTATCGACCCCACGAAGGTCTCTAGAGTAGCGCTTCAGAACGCCGCAAGCGTTGCTGGACTGATGATCACGACCGAGGCGATGGTAACCGACATCCTAGAGAAGGAGTCCTCAATGCCCCAGATGCCGCCAGGCGGCGGGATGTATTAA
- a CDS encoding helix-turn-helix domain-containing protein has product MARVSEQTLLLPMVSHCLKVLEVLCWSEKEMTVSKIADRLDVSKSTAHHVLQVMKTHKFVIQKPRGAYRVGPKLLSLGSAVLRRTFDNARIEPAMDEIAAATQETVVFAVTCPECPGLLVISERETPDPMRLQSYLGKCISEDFFGIKLDNVDAVIREAMPASDFTTSHEDERIQCISSIVSDNKKGVTGVLAILVPKDRLNKNKIKEYSTLCQEKALTLGAAIGKFE; this is encoded by the coding sequence ATGGCGCGAGTAAGCGAGCAAACTCTCTTGCTGCCTATGGTCTCTCACTGCCTCAAGGTTCTAGAGGTGCTGTGTTGGAGTGAGAAAGAGATGACGGTCAGCAAAATCGCTGACAGGCTTGATGTGAGCAAATCGACTGCTCATCACGTCCTTCAGGTTATGAAGACGCACAAGTTTGTTATCCAGAAGCCCAGGGGTGCGTACAGAGTGGGTCCCAAGTTATTGTCCCTTGGCTCTGCTGTGTTGCGCAGAACCTTTGATAATGCCAGGATTGAGCCAGCCATGGACGAGATCGCGGCGGCCACACAGGAGACAGTGGTATTCGCTGTTACTTGTCCTGAGTGTCCCGGCCTGTTGGTCATTTCCGAGCGGGAGACGCCAGACCCTATGCGGCTTCAGTCGTATCTCGGCAAGTGCATCTCGGAGGATTTCTTCGGGATCAAGCTTGATAACGTTGATGCAGTGATTCGGGAGGCGATGCCGGCGAGCGACTTCACGACCTCTCACGAGGACGAAAGGATACAATGCATCAGCTCGATCGTCTCTGACAACAAAAAGGGTGTCACAGGTGTTCTGGCGATCCTAGTGCCTAAGGACCGACTGAACAAGAACAAGATCAAAGAGTATTCGACGCTGTGTCAGGAGAAAGCGCTTACGTTGGGGGCGGCTATCGGCAAATTTGAATGA
- a CDS encoding right-handed parallel beta-helix repeat-containing protein, with product MIRREILTTFLSVLLMLIAIGYVSAANYYVSVGGAGANDGSSWGNAFAEIQAAVGACVSGADTIHIANGTYKAVSNGGEQSYPINIDSKTGITMLGYGQSSHGPWLQGDGQSRITVIKHCSDITIKNFKVSDGSATGNGGGIRVVGTDGDENVDIVMFDLEITNNTSYAKGGGMAWEYSCGVISNCCIWDNRAPGNAAGAGGGGGGIFLMWPAASNTYEGYYVRDCCIFWNEAQAQGGGILVSGDHNSSEVQNNLIRQNCVGTEGAGAGIESNCARVYAKNNTVVDNYHCDDNMPTYGKDAAGGPPTLDVYGIKGCDTEGYWLRMIHNIVYFNGPPGFDDVNIHSNIEVMYSDVQMTGTNSPYPGTGNIDQRPEFEGDQDEERPCNSTFYFLSENSPCLDAGIPAYTDEWGQGHCEFVNTTTGQGKDTRYSVHLSTVEDKDFWCNDGNNHDDHYRIDLGYHYDWYGMNYIELSSFTVEAGFNKALVRWETATEIDNAGFLVYRCDGEATGCSKVSEFIPATAFAAAGADYSFMDTNVRQGATYYYYLVDIDTSGNWTAHGPLMAQTPVRLAKPLEPEMMHELVVMK from the coding sequence GTGATTAGAAGAGAGATACTAACGACTTTTCTATCCGTCCTGTTGATGCTTATCGCGATCGGCTACGTCAGCGCGGCAAACTACTACGTCTCTGTGGGGGGTGCTGGTGCGAACGATGGCTCCAGTTGGGGCAACGCGTTCGCCGAGATACAGGCCGCGGTTGGCGCTTGTGTCAGCGGAGCGGACACGATACACATTGCCAACGGGACGTACAAGGCCGTGTCCAACGGGGGTGAACAGTCGTATCCGATAAACATCGACAGCAAGACGGGCATCACCATGCTGGGCTACGGTCAGAGTAGCCATGGTCCTTGGCTTCAGGGCGACGGCCAGAGCCGGATCACCGTCATCAAACACTGCTCGGACATCACGATCAAGAACTTCAAGGTCTCTGACGGGTCTGCGACCGGCAACGGTGGCGGCATCAGGGTGGTTGGGACCGACGGTGATGAGAACGTTGACATCGTGATGTTTGACTTGGAAATCACCAATAACACAAGCTACGCCAAAGGTGGTGGCATGGCTTGGGAGTACAGCTGCGGCGTTATCTCAAACTGTTGTATCTGGGACAACAGAGCTCCGGGGAACGCCGCGGGGGCGGGCGGCGGCGGCGGCGGCATCTTCCTGATGTGGCCAGCTGCATCTAACACCTATGAGGGCTATTACGTTCGAGACTGCTGCATTTTCTGGAACGAGGCCCAGGCTCAGGGCGGCGGCATTTTGGTCTCCGGCGATCACAACAGCAGCGAGGTCCAGAACAACCTGATACGCCAGAATTGCGTGGGAACAGAGGGCGCAGGCGCGGGCATCGAGAGCAACTGCGCGCGGGTTTACGCCAAGAACAACACAGTTGTTGACAACTATCATTGTGACGACAATATGCCGACGTATGGCAAGGATGCCGCTGGCGGCCCGCCTACTCTGGATGTTTATGGCATTAAGGGCTGCGACACGGAGGGCTACTGGTTGAGGATGATCCACAACATCGTCTATTTCAACGGTCCGCCGGGATTCGACGACGTAAACATCCACAGTAACATCGAGGTTATGTACTCAGATGTTCAGATGACAGGGACCAATTCGCCCTATCCGGGCACAGGGAACATTGACCAGCGCCCGGAGTTTGAGGGCGACCAGGATGAGGAGAGGCCGTGTAACTCCACGTTCTACTTCCTCTCCGAGAACAGCCCTTGCCTCGATGCAGGGATTCCAGCCTACACTGACGAGTGGGGCCAGGGACATTGCGAGTTCGTCAACACCACGACCGGCCAGGGCAAGGACACGAGGTATAGCGTTCACTTGAGCACTGTGGAGGACAAGGATTTCTGGTGCAACGACGGAAACAACCATGACGACCATTACAGGATCGATCTAGGCTACCACTACGATTGGTATGGAATGAACTACATCGAGCTATCCTCGTTCACGGTTGAGGCCGGCTTCAACAAAGCTCTCGTGCGCTGGGAGACAGCAACCGAGATCGACAACGCCGGTTTCTTAGTATATCGTTGCGATGGCGAGGCTACCGGGTGTAGCAAGGTAAGCGAGTTCATTCCTGCAACAGCGTTTGCCGCCGCGGGCGCAGACTATTCGTTCATGGACACAAATGTGAGGCAGGGCGCAACGTACTACTACTATCTAGTCGACATCGACACGAGCGGTAACTGGACTGCGCATGGCCCTCTCATGGCCCAAACTCCTGTCAGGCTAGCTAAGCCCCTAGAACCTGAGATGATGCACGAACTGGTCGTGATGAAGTAG